The proteins below come from a single Alnus glutinosa chromosome 9, dhAlnGlut1.1, whole genome shotgun sequence genomic window:
- the LOC133878384 gene encoding proteinaceous RNase P 2-like, producing MDTTNFPYPSIKDKKKKRKNQTPETEFHSDLTLCSKNKDLRGAISLYETAILQGLRLNQHHFNALLYLCSNTFTDPSQKTLALDHGFRIFDHMLSNNVHPNEASITAVARLAAAKGDGDYAFGLVKSMGKYGIAPRLRTYDPALMCFCENSEAEKAYEVEEHMGVMGVSVEEPELAALLKVSAETGRGERVYGYLHKLRNSVRSVGNSTAKFIEDWFSSGKAREVGEVNSEVGRVEEAVSRNGGGWHGLGWIGKGDWVVKRANVDSAGRCRGCGEQLACVDIDDAETERFAQSVAALAMEREVNANFREFQGWLEKHAGFEFIVDGANIGLYQQNFADGGFSVSQLDAVVKELYNRSGNKWPLVVLHNKRLGSLLENPSHRKLVEEWMDKGVLYMTPTGSNDDWYWLYAAVKVKCLLVTNDEMRDHIFELLGSSFFLKWKERHQVRYTFGKGSVKLQMPPSYSSVIQESEKGSWHVPVAGDSNECEESLRTWLCITRPSACEAFDEVPINVETSENGHPIYNLASINPCKSESVTTGNGLHNSPESFRFSEEVPISKATSLTGKRKERSPSPSN from the exons ATGGACACCACCAACTTCCCCTACCCCTCCATCaaggacaagaagaagaaaaggaagaaccAGACCCCAGAAACCGAATTCCACTCGGACCTAACTCTATGCTCCAAGAACAAAGACCTGCGCGGCGCAATCTCGCTCTACGAGACCGCGATTTTACAAGGCTTGCGCCTGAACCAGCACCACTTCAATGCCCTCCTCTACCTCTGCTCCAACACATTCACAGACCCATCACAGAAAACCTTAGCTTTGGACCACGGCTTTCGCATATTCGACCACATGCTGTCAAACAACGTCCACCCCAATGAGGCCTCGATCACCGCCGTCGCTCGCCTTGCCGCGGCGAAGGGAGACGGGGATTACGCCTTTGGGTTGGTCAAGAGCATGGGGAAGTACGGAATTGCGCCGAGATTGCGCACGTATGACCCGGCATTGATGTGTTTCTGTGAGAATTCGGAGGCGGAGAAGGCGTATGAGGTAGAAGAGCATATGGGTGTGATGGGGGTAAGTGTGGAGGAACCAGAGCTTGCTGCGTTGTTGAAGGTGAGCGCGGAGACGGGGAGGGGAGAGAGGGTTTATGGGTATTTGCATAAGTTGAGGAATTCGGTGAGGAGCGTTGGCAATTCGACGGCGAAGTTTATCGAGGATTGGTTCAGCAGTGGGAAGGCTAGGGAGGTGGGAGAGGTGAATTCGGAGGTGGGGAGGGTGGAAGAGGCGGTGTCGAGGAACGGTGGAGGATGGCATGGTTTGGGGTGGATTGGGAAGGGGGATTGGGTTGTGAAGAGAGCAAATGTGGATTCGGCTGGGCGGTGTAGAGGTTGTGGGGAGCAATTGGCGTGTGTGGATATAGATGATGCGGAGACGGAGAGGTTTGCGCAATCGGTTGCTGCGTTGGCTATGGAAAGGGAGGTCAATGCGAACTTTAGGGAGTTTCAG GGTTGGCTGGAAAAACATGCTGGTTTTGAATTTATAGTTGATGGAGCAAATATTGGACTCTACCAACAAAATTTTGCAGATGGTGGATTCAGTGTTTCTCAG CTTGATGCTGTTGTTAAAGAATTGTACAATAGGAGCGGAAACAAATGGCCACTGGTTGTCTTGCATAATAAACGCCTTGGGTCACTTCTGGAAAATCCTTCCCACAGAAAGCTGGTAGAGGAGTGGATGGATAAAGGCGTTCTTTATATGACACCAACTGGTTCTAATGATGATTG GTATTGGCTATATGCTGCAGTCAAAGTCAAGTGTTTACTTGTGACAAATGATGAAATGAGAGATCACATTTTTGAACTCCTAGGAAGTAGCTTTTTCCTAAAGTGGAAAGAAAGACATCAA GTTCGGTATACTTTTGGGAAGGGTAGTGTGAAACTTCAGATGCCGCCTTCATATTCATCTGTTATCCAG GAATCAGAAAAAGGATCATGGCATGTGCCTGTTGCTGGCGACAGCAATGAGTGCGAGGAGTCTTTGAGAACTTGGCTCTGCATTACTAGGCCAAGTGCTTGTGAAGCTTTTGACGAAGTTCCAATCAATGTGGAAACTTCTGAAAATGGTCACCCCATCTACAACCTTGCATCAATAAATCCTTGCAAGTCAGAGAGTGTTACAACCGGCAATGGCTTGCATAACAGCCCGGAGTCCTTTCGGTTTTCTGAAGAAGTTCCAATCAGTAAAGCTACTTCCTTGACAGGTAAAAGAAAGGAGAGGTCCCCATCTCCTTCCAATTGA